The window CGGTGAAAGCGATCTGGGCGGATCCGAAAGAGCTGCATGATGCCGGCGGGATCTCCCTCGATAACCGCTGGAAAGCCCTCTCTGACGCGCTGAAAATGCCGCTCGATCAGCTGGCGGCCCGCGTCAATGCCAACCCGAAAGGGCGCTTTATCTATCTGGCGCGTCAGGTTAACCCTGACATGGCCGACTACATCAAAAAGCTGAAGCTGCCCGGCATTCACCTGCGTGAAGAGTCGCGTCGTTACTACCCGTCCGGGGAGGTGACCGCACACCTGATCGGCTTTACCAACGTCGACAGCCAGGGTATCGAAGGCGTCGAGAAGAGTTTCGATAAGTGGCTGACCGGCCAGCCGGGCGAGCGTGTGGTGCGTAAAGACCGCTATGGCCGCGTGATTGAAGATATCTCTTCCACGGACAGCCAGGCGGCGCACAACCTGGCGCTGAGTATCGACGAACGCCTGCAGGCGCTGGTGTATCGTGAGCTGAATAACGCCGTGGCTTTCAACAAGGCGGAATCGGGCAGCGCGGTGCTGGTGGATGTCAGTACCGGCGAAGTGCTGGCGATGGCCAACAGCCCCTCCTACAACCCGAACAACTTCACCGGCACCGCCAAAGATGCTATGCGTAACCGCGCCATCACTGACGTCTTCGAACCGGGCTCAACGGTCAAACCGATGGTGGTGATGACGGCTCTGCAGCGCGGTATCGTCAATGAAAATACCGTGCTCAACACGGTGCCTTACCGAATCAACGGTCACGAAATCAAAGACGTGGCGCGTTACAGCGAATTGACCCTCACCGGGGTTTTACAGAAGTCGAGTAACGTCGGCGTTTCTAAGTTGGCGTTAGCGATGCCGTCCTCAGCGTTAGTAGAAACTTACTCGCGTTTTGGGCTGGGAAAAGCGACCAATTTGGGGTTGGTCGGAGAACGCAGTGGCTTATATCCTCAAAAACAACGGTGGTCTGACATAGAGAGGGCCACCTTCTCTTTCGGCTACGGGCTAATGGTAACCCCGTTACAGTTGGCGCGTGTCTATGCAACGATTGGCAGCTATGGCGTCTATCGCCCGCTGTCGATTACCAAAGTCGATCCGCCGGTTCCCGGTGAGCGTATCTTCCCGGAATCGATCGTCCGCACCGTCGTGCACATGATGGAAAGCGTGGCCCTGCCCGGCGGCGGCGGCGTGAAGGCGGCGATCAAAGGCTATCGCATCGCGATTAAAACCGGTACGGCGAAAAAAGTCGGTCCGGATGGCCGCTACATCAACAAATACATTGCATACACCGCAGGCGTTGCGCCTGCGAGTAATCCGCGTTTTGCGCTGGTGGTGGTGATCAACGATCCACAGGCGGGTAAATACTACGGTGGCGCCGTTTCCGCGCCGGTCTTTGGTGCCATCATGGGCGGCGTACTGCGCACCATGAACATCGAGCCGGATGCACTGGCAACGGGCGAGAAAAGTGAATTTGTAATTAATCAAGGCGAGGGAACAGGTGGCAGATCGTAATTTGCGCGACCTTCTTGCTCCGTGGGTATCAGGTTTACCTGCGCGAGAACTGCGAGAGATGGTACTCGACAGCCGTGTGGCTGCATCGGGCGATCTTTTTGTGGCAGTGGTAGGTCATCAGGCGGACGGGCGTCGGTATATCCCGCAGGCGATAGCGCAAGGTGTTGCTGCCATTATTGCTGAGGCAAAAGGTGAGGCCGCGGATGGCGAAATCCGTGAAATGCACGGCGTGCCGGTCATCTATCTCAGCCAGTTAACCGAACGTCTCTCCGCGCTGGCGGGGCGTTTTTATAACGAACCTTCTGACCAGTTGCGCCTGGTTGGCGTAACCGGCACCAACGGTAAAACCACCACCACACAGCTGATGGCGCAGTGGGCGCAGCTGCTGGGTGAAACCAGTGCGGTGATGGGCACCGTGGGGAACGGCCTGCTGGGCAAAGTGAACCCAACGGAAAACACCACCGGCTCCGCCGTCGACGTGCAGCATGTGCTGGCCGGTCTGGCAGGGCAGGGTGCAACCTTCGCGGCGATGGAAGTCTCTTCCCACGGGCTGGTTCAGCACCGTGTCGCGGCGCTGAAGTTTGCCGCCTCCGTGTTCACCAACCTGAGCCGGGATCATCTTGACTACCATGGCGACATGGGAAACTACGAAGCGGCGAAATGGCAGCTGTATGCCACGCATCACGCCGGTCAGGCCATTATTAATGCCGATGACGAAGTGGGCCGCCGCTGGCTGGCTAAGCTGCCGGATGCCGTTGCGGTCTCCATGGCTGACCATATCAATCCGAACTGCCACGGTCGCTGGCTGAAAGCCACCGACGTGACCTATCACGACAGCGGTGCAACCATCCGCTTTGCCTCCTCCTGGGGAGAAGGCGAAATCGAAAGCCGTCTGATGGGAGCATTCAACGTCAGCAACCTGCTGCTGGC of the Leclercia sp. AS011 genome contains:
- a CDS encoding peptidoglycan glycosyltransferase FtsI; its protein translation is MKSAAKALKPKRQEEQASFISWRFALLCGCILLALGFLLGRVAWLQIIAPDMLVRQGDMRSLRVQEVSTSRGLITDRSGRPLAVSVPVKAIWADPKELHDAGGISLDNRWKALSDALKMPLDQLAARVNANPKGRFIYLARQVNPDMADYIKKLKLPGIHLREESRRYYPSGEVTAHLIGFTNVDSQGIEGVEKSFDKWLTGQPGERVVRKDRYGRVIEDISSTDSQAAHNLALSIDERLQALVYRELNNAVAFNKAESGSAVLVDVSTGEVLAMANSPSYNPNNFTGTAKDAMRNRAITDVFEPGSTVKPMVVMTALQRGIVNENTVLNTVPYRINGHEIKDVARYSELTLTGVLQKSSNVGVSKLALAMPSSALVETYSRFGLGKATNLGLVGERSGLYPQKQRWSDIERATFSFGYGLMVTPLQLARVYATIGSYGVYRPLSITKVDPPVPGERIFPESIVRTVVHMMESVALPGGGGVKAAIKGYRIAIKTGTAKKVGPDGRYINKYIAYTAGVAPASNPRFALVVVINDPQAGKYYGGAVSAPVFGAIMGGVLRTMNIEPDALATGEKSEFVINQGEGTGGRS
- the murE gene encoding UDP-N-acetylmuramoyl-L-alanyl-D-glutamate--2,6-diaminopimelate ligase gives rise to the protein MADRNLRDLLAPWVSGLPARELREMVLDSRVAASGDLFVAVVGHQADGRRYIPQAIAQGVAAIIAEAKGEAADGEIREMHGVPVIYLSQLTERLSALAGRFYNEPSDQLRLVGVTGTNGKTTTTQLMAQWAQLLGETSAVMGTVGNGLLGKVNPTENTTGSAVDVQHVLAGLAGQGATFAAMEVSSHGLVQHRVAALKFAASVFTNLSRDHLDYHGDMGNYEAAKWQLYATHHAGQAIINADDEVGRRWLAKLPDAVAVSMADHINPNCHGRWLKATDVTYHDSGATIRFASSWGEGEIESRLMGAFNVSNLLLALATLLALGYPLAALLSTSARLLPVCGRMEVFTAPGKPTVVVDYAHTPDALEKALEAARLHCAGKLWCVFGCGGDRDKGKRPLMGAIAEQFADIAVVTDDNPRTEEPRAIINDILAGMLDAGRARVVEGRAEAVTNAIMQAGENDVVLLAGKGHEDYQIVGGNRLDYSDRVTAARLLGVMA